Genomic segment of Panicum virgatum strain AP13 chromosome 9N, P.virgatum_v5, whole genome shotgun sequence:
ggaaaaatcagaaaaaatctatacaccggtttaactgacgactccaattttctatacgtcggttaaatgcagttatcagagtctggacaagtacatacaccggttaaaccgacgatatttgaaattaatgtcggtgcagttgtccagaacgttggttttccagggtgtttctaaggttatactcaccggttaaaccgacgatggatttgagttagcgtcggtgcagttgtccagagagttggtttttcagttgatcagtggacaactacactcaccggttaaaccgatgatatgtCGGTTAATCTGACTGAgttgtaatggctagttttccaaatgggcagtttacattcatcggttaaaccgacgatgacttttggaggaccgtcggattaaccggcgttgcgtacttttctagcaacttttctccaatggctctatccgcgtgagctgcctatatatacccctccaatgggtcattttgaagtctcttgacaccaggtaacattcatacactcatactattgttgagagccaccttgagcttcatattccacacatttgatcattcaatcattcaagaagcaagactaaggacttgagtagagagaagcttgtgtgcatccgttcttggtgatcggtacTTGCTCAactgaaggccctagcttgctactcttggtgattggcagcacctaggcgatcttggtgattgaggtgtttcttgcggagcttgccaagttgattatgggagcccgaagaagtttgtacgtggcttgagctccaccacacctggatggtgaacggagactcttagtgagcaccctcgtctcggtgacatgggaggtgacaagactcttagtgagtggcacaatgtggattaggggtgtgtgccaacgcatcgataccacgggacaAAATCCGGtcatctcttgcccactctttactttcaagcacttactttcatgcaattattcatgtgcttgaccttagagatcataacttagctctaccttgcttagtttcatatcttgatATATGCTTTATaacttgtgtagtttgcttagttagccggttggtgaattgagccttactagtattgcataggttaaggttgctttattttgttttagaaatttgaaaaaggcccaattcaccccctctcttggtccatcgatccttacacccggcacctgcagctctaagcaacgCAGCTAACTAACTTATCCGCTAATATGATTAGTAACAagaatctttgcctatgctcccactaaccttagaattgcttgtttattctttattcatgagagttgacTGTTctatgtgtgtcacattacccttgattATCCTTATTATATATCACTTACCCcagtatagtcagtggtcttcatcttgctcatacgtgtcatggttatgcaactaagtaaatacactttacacaacctagccatcccttgggaaaatataaataacgataccctgaatacttccaggtgaaatgctacaacggtatatccgtgcacttgtgtatccttctgtaaacgttaaAAACATACCACACGGCATCTTCGAGgcgccgttgctaggaactaaccactcctagtggcgacgctaagaaatgccaacaagcgcACGCCCTGGCTGGCGCTCGCTCGCCTTGGCTTGCCTGCCTGCTCGCGCCCGCAagatccgccgcctccacctgctGCTAGGGTTAGTGAGCCACGAGATTGGAAATGTGAGACAGTGGAATGAGAAAGGAGAGAGATGAGGATAGGATTAAGGGTATCAAcgtcttttccttttcctctcaATTTTCCTCTTATTTATTTTAATTGTTTTACTAGACATACACCTCAAGGTGTTAAAAGGATGGGCAAATGGAGAATTCATTTCAATAAAGCGGGGGCAAAATCGCACAACTCAAAAGGCAGGTGCAAAATCACCATTGCAGATTAAAACAGGGGCAAGAACGCCAATTCCCAAATCGAAAAGGTTATATTCATTACGGAAGATTCATAACTATATCATAATTTGTATGAGCAGAAATTTTAATCTGATTACTAATATATTTTAGATATTTGATGGTGAAACACTACGAAAAATGCGTATTTGCCGTGTTCCcggtagtttgccgtgtgcccgatagaaAGCACACAACAAAGAAATTATTAACCGTGTGCTTCTtcttggcacacgacaaagccaTACTTTGCCATGTGTTTTTTTTCTATCACACGGCAAAGTCATGCTTTACCGTGTGTTTTatttaggcacacggcaaagtacaaaaaaaaattcttctcACCTCGAAACTTTTTCTACTCTTCACATATAATATATGCTACTCCATGTCAAAATTTGGTATGTTTTTGTGTTTATTCgctatatttaactaattaattgcatttcaagcaattttttgaattaaatcaAATTTGAACCGAAAATGATTaaaataatagaataaaataaatgaaaaatgatattcatgttatttaacCTAGTTTGTGGCCTTACCCAccaaataaaaagaaatttcGAACATCTTGTCTAGGAAACACGACCATGAACGTGTGTTCgaatgattttaaaattctaaaaaaagaaaatgaagtccgaaaattatgagatttgtcaaTATCTCATGATATCATACGTGGAggttggtaaaaatttgagttgGTTTCGGAAAATTTTCACTTACAATGCTTACAATAGAAATATCTGCGGAGAAGAATCAGAGAGCTAAGAAGGAAGTGGTTAGGTTTGGAGTGAGAGTGAGGATCAAATTCGGGTTTgactttgaaatttttttctataGCCAATGGACAATAAAAATTGTGTCATAtaaaattttggtaattttttggaACCGATTGATAATTTTAATGTAAAAAGAGCAATTACAGAATTAATATATAATTTGAATTTAAGCTTGAAACGCATGAAATAATAATTTTTCACATAGAATCATCAAACATGAATTGTTGAGTCACTTTGACAAGGTAAAAATTATGACAAAGTTATGTAAACATGAAATAGTGGAACAAATTGAATGGTAAAAAATTGAaagtaaaaataattatttcaaatagactttgccgtgtgccaactGAAAGACACACGACAAAACAAGTCTTTGACGTGTGCCCTAGATctggcacacaacaaaattaaattcaaatttcgtAAACGACCTTGAATGGGGAAACACCCAAAAtgaagttgtagatctcgaaaagttatgaaactttgtagttgacaaatttttcatttgaattcGTTTAGGGTCTCAAACAAGCAATTTACACTCGGTTTAGTATAATATAGGGGGAAAGAAAATGTAGTATAAACACAAGTGAGTTTATGGTGTAGTGGTAGAGAAAGTTACAAGTGAGGGAGTTCAAATCCCATTGGCTGCGTAGTGCGCAAAAAATGCCGCAACTTGCGACTTCGGGGGAGCGGGTGTGTGGCTGATCGGTGGGGTCCTTCCCGTATTAAATCTTTTTTGTTTCCTATTTTTAATAtcacttttttaaaaaattctttGCTGAGTGAtttttagcactcggcaaatgcCATTTATCGTGTGCAAAAGAGTCTTTGCCGTGTACTTGCACACAGCAAACAGGCCAACCCCGGTAGTGAAAGATTTGAGAGAAAATGACTTGCATACATTAGGACTGTCATTAGTTGGCGACATAAAAATCAAAAGAGGGAAGTCATAGGCTAAAGGTGGTTACATTAGTTGGCGACATCACTGCCAGAAAATGAAGATTTTGTGAGAGGAACATCATTTTCGTGAGAGGAACGAGCAACCCTCATGAAAATGTTTATTTTCGTGAAGGTGAGAAAGGAAAAAactcatgaaaatatattttcatggaGGTATTATTTGAACCACCCTGAAATGTTTATTTTCGTGAAGGTGAAAAAAAgacttttacaaaaatatattttcatcatTTCATGGAGGTATTATTTGAAccatcatgaaaatatttatttttaagtAGATGATCCCAACACTCTCATAAAAATTATGTATATTTCGTGGAGGCATTACCAACTCTCATGAAATGATTTTCATGAGAGGCGAGCCATTTTCATGAGAGGGAATAATAGCTCTCACGAGATAGTTTGATACATGCTATCTTTGCACTTAGCAGGCTTAATTATTTTAGTTAATCGCACCTCTCATCTTGCTGCCAAGGTTTTCTTTTTCGGAAATTAAAATTTGTCGGAGGTTATAGATAAATAAGATATATCCAAAATATCGGACCAAATTCAGAAAAATCGGAGATCATAGATAAATATATAATGGATAACATATTATATATATGTCTACAACGTTGAAATAAAGAACGGCGAGTGCATATGGCTCCATCAAAATCAAGAGCATGCACTCACCGTTTCGACTGAACCGCAATAAACGGCCAAGGGCATCGACAACTATATCACTTGCACGTTTTGGCTAGTAGACGAAGTTCTGGTTGGTGGAGAAGGCCATGCCGAACTGCCACCACGCCGGCACGACGTTCAGGAACTGAATGTACTGCCCGCCGGTGCTGGTCACGgcgaagctgagcccctggCCGACGAGCCCGGCGAGCGCCTGCCAGTTGGCTCCCCAGTTCCTGGACATCTGGATCCACCCTGTGTTGTCGCCCTTGACCCATGCCGCCGCCAcggagccgctgccgccgaggtTCTGGATGTTGACGAGCAGGAAGTAGTTGGAGCCGGCCATGCTAAAGCGCACGCCGCCAGTGCGCGTGCACTGGACCCGCTGGTAGAGGACCGGCACGATGCCGGCCTGGTAGACGCCGATGTGCTCCCACGCCGGCTGCGACATGTCGAAGTGGGGGCGCCCCGGGCCGCACCAGCCGCCGTCGGGGAGCGCGTAGTTGGGCGGGCACAGGTTGGTGGCCGAGACGGTGATGCTGTTGCCGGGTTTGCAGTACTGGCCGCCCGGGCGTGACCCGTCGCAGGTGATGAGGTAGCACTGCCCGCACGACGCGCCGTCGTTGAAGAGCGTCTGGCTCAGCGCCGCGTTGAGCACGCCGTACCCGGCGTTGTACAGGTTGTCGTACCCGCACGCGCCTCCTGTGCATCGCCGGAGACAGGACATGTATGCATGCAATGTCAGCTGCAACGTGTTCGATGTAGTTCTCTTGAGCTGCTAGCTCTTGTACCGGGCTATATGTGCATGCTTACCCATGGTGCCGGagccgtcgacgccgccgtAGAATGTGGAGGTGCCGGGAGACCAGTCGGCGGCGGCAAGTGCGAGGCACGCCGCAACCATCGTGCACAGCATCAGGAGTTTAGCCATTTCCGTGGACGAGAACGAGATGGGAGTGAGGTGTGGCTGTAAAGAGCAGAGGATGATGTTGAGGGATGTTGCATGACGCTGGGATACCGTTGCTTAAATAGATCGAGAAGAGGCCACCAGAGGTATGCAGGAGAAGATACGGTTTTAATTCATTATTATATATTAAATTGTTAATCATAATCACGATTGGTTGAGGACTAGATGAATGATGCTGGCCGATCTTTGCCTTGTGTCAGAAGCTGATCATTAGAAACATACGAAAATCCGTGTTCCATCGAAGCACAGGAAGACGCGTCGTCACGGACGGGCAAGCTAGGCACCGAGGCCTCTGACCTCGGCGTTGTTGGAAACTAATCATGCATGGATGCTGACCTTAACCAGCCGTTAGTATATATGTTTAGAAGATTCGCGTGGCAACGAACTCAACCAACCGGTGTTCCATCTGCATTAGTTGAAACCCTCACCGAAGTTGCATCTGCATTATATCCAAGGTCAAGCACGTACTACCAATATGAAGCACGAATGTTTGTTGGTTCATTTACCATAGGAATGGGATCAAACAAGATCCAGTAATAATTCAGGATTAGTCATATCTCCTTACTAATTTGAGTACCGTTAGCGATAACGTTCAAAGGTGACAGCCTGATAGGATTCACTAATTCATTTGTTCAAAAAGATCTGTACTTCAGGATTAAGCTGACAGTGCTATATATTTTTAACACCATATTGACAGGTTGAGAATTAGTTTTAGACATGTGGTCGCCATGTTTGAAAGACTATATATTAAAATTTGAGCAAACTCGAGAACTAACCGTTaccaaaaaaagagaaaaagtatAAAAATGTTCATATATTAGTGGTTAACATGTTGATTACCATGCTCTAATattcaaaaaaggaaaaagagttagTTGTCGTGAATAACTTCGATAACACTAACCTGCTTTCTTTGAAGCTTGGAAAATAGACAATGACCTGTGGATATCTCCTGGGCTAAGTGGAAAATAGAAGCGCAAGAGCAATTACCAAACATAAGTATAACACTAACCTATGATTTGTTCAGCACTTATTAGCTAGATCAATATAATTAAGCTACATACTAGAGCAACaattcactactagaaaacaacaCATTGGTCCAACCCAAGAAAATTGGTATTTTTGGGTGGATAGATGGAAAAGTCTGGGAACCTTTAGTACCCAGCTATGCAACAGGTGCTACTGCCCGAGACTTTGTCTCGGCTGTGCAGTACCATTGCAGAAACTTCTCTagccgtgtgtttggttgcgggatgaatgggttgggttggatccaacccgGATTTTGGGGACGGAGCCGACCCATTCATTGTTTGATTGTACTTCTAATTTTGGGGACGGAGTGAACCCATTTCATGTTTGGTTGAAGGAATTGGGAATACGGGTTGGATGACATGATAACACCGTTAATGAGGATCCCACTTGCCACCaatggacccacctgtcaatctctcacttttttctttttatttttattttttttctctcccttatcttcttcctcaaccCGACGGGAGGGGGGCGCCTGTCGCGCAgctcgtcccccccccccccccgcctgctGCGCCcggccccccgccgccggccttccgCCACCGGCCACGCTGCGCGGCCCCCGACGGCCTGCGCCCGGCCTCCTTCGCcctcggccgcggccggcccgcctcctctgcttgccgtccccgcctcctccgccttgccctgcggccgccgccgtggccggcccGGCCTTGGCCTTGGCTCGCTCCGGGAGGGTGCCGGGTGGCCGGCCCGGcttcctccgcccgccgccgccgctgccggcccctCCTCTttcgccctccgccgcggccggcccgcctcctctgcttgtcGCTGCGGCCCACCCCGCGCACCGTGGCCCCGGCCTCATCCGCCCGTCGACGTCgccccggcctcctccgcccgtcaccttcgccgtcgccgtggccgtcGCCCCGCCCGTCGCCCAGTCGTCCGCCCGTCACGGAACCCAGATGGAGGAAACGGGGTTGGACTCGTCCGCTCGATTTTGGCGGACGAGTCCGACCCGGATCTGAGCCGAATATTCCCCTCCGGGTCGGACCCAACCCCCTCCAACCTCCATCCAAACATCAGAAAAAGGGGTTCAACCCATCCGGGTTGGACCCTACCattcaaccaaacacacggtagTAGTGTTTACATCCAAAAATGTGCATTTTGGATATACAAAGTACTTATGTACAATTTATTCTTGGTTGCTATGCCTCTGGATAGTCTCTTCGTGAATGTGTAAGTGTAAAAACGCAATGTGGGATGTGCGTTGTTCAATACAACAATTATCGCACGCTATCATTGCAATATTCTAGCATTAGCTAATGATTATTCCCGCCACCTCGTTTTGTTCATCTAATAAACTTGGCTTACAACACTTCTGTATCATTCCGCCCAATCCAAATTAAACTACCTTAACTCAAATAGTGGTTGATTACAATAATAGTAGAAATCGTCCAAGTGGAATGATTACCTAGGTATAAGCAGTTGCATATTGTGCTCTATTTTTATTAGAGTAAAT
This window contains:
- the LOC120691796 gene encoding expansin-A31-like; the protein is MAKLLMLCTMVAACLALAAADWSPGTSTFYGGVDGSGTMGGACGYDNLYNAGYGVLNAALSQTLFNDGASCGQCYLITCDGSRPGGQYCKPGNSITVSATNLCPPNYALPDGGWCGPGRPHFDMSQPAWEHIGVYQAGIVPVLYQRVQCTRTGGVRFSMAGSNYFLLVNIQNLGGSGSVAAAWVKGDNTGWIQMSRNWGANWQALAGLVGQGLSFAVTSTGGQYIQFLNVVPAWWQFGMAFSTNQNFVY